From the genome of Aricia agestis chromosome 9, ilAriAges1.1, whole genome shotgun sequence, one region includes:
- the LOC121730439 gene encoding apolipoprotein D-like isoform X2: protein MANFNVNRFLGSWYEAERYFTVSELGSRCVKTKYESTPEGRILVSNEITNSLTGLKRVMEGSLQTIGREGEGRIIVKYSSLPVPYENEYSILDTDYDNYAVMWSCSGIGPVHIQNAWILTRDRLAPPMVMQYAYAALDRYKISRTFFVKTNQADCNVLPLPAATALQSDEFVVDLKKSPITEEAKEDVVPLEKSVPVVIPEVIRENVPVERSAAPEIPEEPKPAMQELEKKEEKKPEEMKDDKEKKTEIKEKKVGRKYIHRNH, encoded by the exons ATGGCAAACTTCAACGTGAACCGGTTTTTGGGTTCCTGGTACGAAGCTGAGAGATACTTCACCGTGTCTGAGCTCGGCAGCCGCTGCGTCAAGACGAAATATGAGAGCACCCCCGAAGGCAGGATCCTGGTCTCCAACGAGATTACTAACTCTTT AACTGGCTTAAAGCGCGTGATGGAGGGTTCTCTCCAGACCATCGGCCGCGAGGGCGAGGGTCGTATCATCGTCAAGTACTCCTCCCTGCCCGTGCCCTACGAGAACGAGTACAGCATCCTCGACACTGACTACGACAACTACGCCGTCATGTGGTCCTGCAGCGGCATCGGCCCTGTGCATATCC AAAACGCTTGGATCCTAACCCGTGACAGACTAGCGCCGCCCATGGTGATGCAGTACGCATACGCTGCGTTGGATAGATACAAGATCTCCAGAACTTTCTTCGTGAAGACCAACCAGGCCGACTGCAACGTCCTGCCCCTACCAGCCGCCACTGCCTTGCAGAGTGACGAGTTCGTCGTAGACCTCAAGAAGAGCCCAATCACTGAAGAAGCTAAGGAAGACGTTGTGCCTCTAGAG aaAAGCGTTCCAGTAGTCATTCCAGAGGTGATCAGAGAGAACGTCCCAGTAGAACGCTCAGCCGCACCAGAAATCCCAGAAGAACCGAAACCAGCGATGCAAGAACTTGAAAAGAAGGAGGAGAAAAAACCAGAAGAAATGAAAGATGACAAAGAAAAGAAGACTGAAATCAAGGAGAAGAAAGTCGGAAGAAAGTACATTCATAGGAATCATTGA
- the LOC121730439 gene encoding apolipoprotein D-like isoform X1, which yields MWYLLLLVSAVSAQIPSLGWCPDYQPMANFNVNRFLGSWYEAERYFTVSELGSRCVKTKYESTPEGRILVSNEITNSLTGLKRVMEGSLQTIGREGEGRIIVKYSSLPVPYENEYSILDTDYDNYAVMWSCSGIGPVHIQNAWILTRDRLAPPMVMQYAYAALDRYKISRTFFVKTNQADCNVLPLPAATALQSDEFVVDLKKSPITEEAKEDVVPLEKSVPVVIPEVIRENVPVERSAAPEIPEEPKPAMQELEKKEEKKPEEMKDDKEKKTEIKEKKVGRKYIHRNH from the exons ATGTGGTACCTGCTCCTCCTGGTCTCGGCGGTGTCCGCCCAAATCCCATCGCTGGGATGGTGCCCGGATTATCAG CCGATGGCAAACTTCAACGTGAACCGGTTTTTGGGTTCCTGGTACGAAGCTGAGAGATACTTCACCGTGTCTGAGCTCGGCAGCCGCTGCGTCAAGACGAAATATGAGAGCACCCCCGAAGGCAGGATCCTGGTCTCCAACGAGATTACTAACTCTTT AACTGGCTTAAAGCGCGTGATGGAGGGTTCTCTCCAGACCATCGGCCGCGAGGGCGAGGGTCGTATCATCGTCAAGTACTCCTCCCTGCCCGTGCCCTACGAGAACGAGTACAGCATCCTCGACACTGACTACGACAACTACGCCGTCATGTGGTCCTGCAGCGGCATCGGCCCTGTGCATATCC AAAACGCTTGGATCCTAACCCGTGACAGACTAGCGCCGCCCATGGTGATGCAGTACGCATACGCTGCGTTGGATAGATACAAGATCTCCAGAACTTTCTTCGTGAAGACCAACCAGGCCGACTGCAACGTCCTGCCCCTACCAGCCGCCACTGCCTTGCAGAGTGACGAGTTCGTCGTAGACCTCAAGAAGAGCCCAATCACTGAAGAAGCTAAGGAAGACGTTGTGCCTCTAGAG aaAAGCGTTCCAGTAGTCATTCCAGAGGTGATCAGAGAGAACGTCCCAGTAGAACGCTCAGCCGCACCAGAAATCCCAGAAGAACCGAAACCAGCGATGCAAGAACTTGAAAAGAAGGAGGAGAAAAAACCAGAAGAAATGAAAGATGACAAAGAAAAGAAGACTGAAATCAAGGAGAAGAAAGTCGGAAGAAAGTACATTCATAGGAATCATTGA
- the LOC121730433 gene encoding transcription factor Ken has translation MFDSNILLNFYNELASRSLQFASAGMMGEGLLTLTYGKHHACILNEVGAAWRGARYSDLVLVCDDAVPLAAHRIVMAAASPLIRKILDDTPTIENPVTIHMSGINSTLMKHLLVFLYSGQAYIESGEIDDMQELFELLEIKSDVWKSTKERRQAEEINRSCDRLKGKNLKTDINSNESSKHDAPSGSSHSESERVTPGASYSKDKERNDSESLSIKKESMSTSSNDEREEDDQDSEKRDESGRVKSRRRSSSNPVNLSVTRTSENNSSEHDDSQDIVVEPVPAKNIDRRRSTSSSQDDPPQETVYRRQLLNDRLGRGIERAKRKSHYLEPPELDLRTVKLEDYGGLKPPDSEFMALVQTSPENYVVTPHRKRRPGFHNSPSQNPPFVAFPPSYLEEMAHLRYAQAPGVAASAVARLGALHQLSASAPPYLPERSTTPPIAGHDDALKYRPPSAGSWGPWLCQPQMGGDDTPTTEHEQGSSKQAPVREYRCEYCGKQFGMSWNLKTHLRVHTGEKPFACRLCVAMFKQKAHLLKHLCSVHRNVISSSENDGRTNTPGRFNCCFCQLTFEALPELIRHLSGPHNSLLLSKNLHD, from the exons TGCTGGAATGATGGGTGAGGGTCTACTAACACTGACCTACGGCAAACACCACGCCTGCATCCTGAACGAGGTGGGCGCGGCGTGGAGGGGAGCCAGGTACTCAGACTTGGTGCTGGTCTGCGATGATGCCGTCCCGCTGGCTGCACACAGAATCGTTATGGCTGCGGCTAGTCCGTTAATTCG TAAAATCCTCGATGACACACCAACAATAGAGAACCCCGTCACTATTCACATGTCAGGCATCAACAGCACTCTCATGAAACATCTCCTCGTATTCCTATACAGTGGACAAGCGTATATTGAG TCTGGGGAGATAGATGATATGCAAGAATTGTTTGAGCTGCTGGAAATCAAATCAGACGTATGGAAATCAACAAAGGAACGCCGGCAAGCTGAAGAAATAAACAGATCGTGTGACAGATTAAAAGGCAAAAATCTCAAAACAGACATAAACAGTAATGAAAGCAGTAAACATGATGCACCATCAGGATCATCACATTCAGAAAGTGAAAGGGTCACACCTGGTGCCAGTTACAGTAAAGATAAAGAACGTAATGATTCAGAATCGTTAAGTATAAAGAAGGAAAGTATGTCTACGAGTAGTAATGATGAAAGAGAAGAAGATGACCAGGATTCAGAAAAAAGGGACGAAAGTGGGAGAGTAAAGTCACGCAGACGGAGTTCATCTAACCCTGTTAATTTATCAGTTACTAGAACTTCAGAAAACAATAGCAGTGAACATGACGATTCGCAAGATATTGTGGTCGAACCAGTACCAGCAAAG AATATTGACAGACGACGGTCAACATCATCAAGTCAAGACGATCCACCACAAGAAACCGTGTACAGAAGACAACTGCTAAACGACCGGCTGGGCAGAGGAATTGAAAGAGCCAAGAGAAAGTCACATTATTTAGAACCGCCAGAATTGGATTTACGAACTGTTAAATTAGAAGACTATGGAGGTCTCAAACCACCTGATAGTGAGTTTATGGCTCTTGTCCAGACGTCTCCAGAAAATTACGTAGTAACTCCACACAGAAAACGACGACCAGGTTTTCATAATTCACCGTCACAAAATCCACCTTTTGTAGCATTCCCGCCTAGTTACCTAGAAGAAATGGCACATTTGCGATACGCGCAAGCACCAGGAGTAGCGGCCAGTGCAGTTGCCAGGCTGGGTGCTCTACACCAACTCAGTGCATCTGCACCTCCGTATCTGCCGGAAAGAAGCACCACCCCGCCTATAGCTGGACACGATGATGCACTCAAGTACCGACCACCGAGCGCTGGATCATGGGGACCTTGGCTTTGTCAACCGCAAATGGGAGGAGATGATACCCCAACAACGGAACACGAACAAGGATCGAGTAAACAGGCCCCAGTCCGAGAATACCGTTGCGAGTACTGTGGAAAACAATTTGGAATGTCATGGAATCTCAAAACGCACCTTCGAGTTCATACAGGAGAAAAACCTTTCGCGTGTCGTCTTTGCGTCGCTATGTTCAAACAAAAGGCACATTTGCTAAAGCATCTATGTTCTGTGCATCGAAACGTTATATCGTCCAGCGAAAATGACGGCAGGACCAACACGCCAGGAAGATTCAACTGCTGTTTCTGTCAGCTAACGTTTGAAGCGTTACCGGAATTAATAAGACATCTCTCTGGACCGCACAACAGCCTCTTACTCAGTAAAAACTTACATGATTGA